The DNA region CGAAAGGACTAAGGCTATAGTAATTGTGCATTTGTACGGTGTAATATGTGATATGGATGCAATAATGTCAATAGCGAAAAAGTACAATCTAAAAGTAATAGAGGATTGTGCACAAGCCCATGGAGGTCTGTTTAGAGGTAAAAAAGTTGGAACTATCGGGGGTGCTAGGTGCTTTAGTTTTTGCCAGAGCAAGCATTTTACTACCGGGGGAGAGGGCGGAATGGTAGTGACCGATGATGAAGAGCTTGCGTGGGAGTGTTGCTCCTTCAGAGATCATGGATATAATGTAAAGGAACGCATGAATTTGTTAGCTATGGAAGAAAAGCTCCCTTATGTTCATAACAGGGTAGGTTTTAACTACAGGTTGACAGAGATACAGTTCCTGATTCAGTAAAGTATACCGATGTAGTATGTCCTGTCGCAAAGAGTTTGAGACCGCAGACATTGAGCTTATTCTTACATCCAAGCTGGGAAGAAGTACATATCCAGAAATGTATAGATGCCATGAAAGTTGTATTAGATAGATATTTAAAATAATTGAATAAATTAAAAAAAGCACTTCATTTCGTGGAGTGCTTTTTTATTGCTTAATTTAACTAAACTCTGAATAATGCCATTATTTGAAAAATAAAATAACAAGGTGTATAATATTGGTAAAACATTTAAAAAAGATAATAAATGCAACTTACTAAGCAAAGATCACTCAACAAAACAGAGAAATTCACTCTC from Clostridia bacterium includes:
- a CDS encoding DegT/DnrJ/EryC1/StrS family aminotransferase; translated protein: ERTKAIVIVHLYGVICDMDAIMSIAKKYNLKVIEDCAQAHGGLFRGKKVGTIGGARCFSFCQSKHFTTGGEGGMVVTDDEELAWECCSFRDHGYNVKERMNLLAMEEKLPYVHNRVGFNYRLTEIQFLIQ